The Maylandia zebra isolate NMK-2024a linkage group LG4, Mzebra_GT3a, whole genome shotgun sequence genome includes a window with the following:
- the sgf29 gene encoding SAGA-associated factor 29, whose product MSADPKIAELLTELHQLIKQTQEERSRSEHNLLNIQKTHERMQTENKTSPYYRTKLRGLYTTAKADAEAECSILRHALDKIAEIKSLLEERRIAAKMAGVYSDSDPPRKTMRRGVLMTLLQQSAMTLPLWIGKPGESPPPLCGATPASSDYVAKQGDKVAARVKSVEGDEQWILAEVVSYNHSTNKYEVDDIDEEGKERHMLSRRRIIPLPQWKANPETDPEALFSKDQLVLALYPQTTCFYRALIHTPPHRPQDDYSVLFEDTSYPDGYSPPLNVAQRYVVACKENKKK is encoded by the exons ATGTCCGCTGACCCCAAGATTGCGGAGCTGCTCACTGAGCTCCACCAGCTCATCAAGCAGACACAG GAGGAGAGGTCACGCAGTGAACACAACCTGCTCAACATCCAGAAAACGCACGAGAGGATGCAGACTGAGAACAAGA CTTCTCCATACTACCGCACCAAGCTGAGGGGGCTCTACACCACGGCCAAGGCAGACGCTGAGGCGGAGTGCAG CATTCTGCGTCACGCCCTCGATAAGATCGCAGAAATCAAGTCTTTGCTGGAGGAGCGGCGGATAG ctgCAAAGATGGCGGGCGTTTACAGCGACAGTGACCCTCCCAGGAAGACGATGAGGCGTGGCGTCCTCATGACGCTCCTCCAGCAGTCGGCCATGACACTTCCTCTGTGGATCGGGAAGCCGGGGGAGAG CCCTCCTCCTCTGTGCGGGGCGACCCCTGCGAGCAGTGACTACGTAGCCAAACAGGGAGACAAGGTGGCGGCGAGGGTGAAGAGCGTGGAGGGCGACGAGCAGTGGATCCTGGCTGAGGTGGTCAGCTACAACCATTCCACCAACAA GTACGAAGTGGACGACATCGACGAGGAGGGCAAAGA GCGGCACATGCTGAGCAGACGGCGGATCATCCCTCTGCCGCAGTGGAAAGCCAACCCGGAGACGGACCCCGAGGCGCTGTTCAGTAAGGACCAGCTGGTGCTGGCCCTTTACCCTCAGACCACCTGCTTCTACCGAGCGCTCATCCACACGCCGCCGCACAGG cCTCAGGACGATTACTCGGTGCTGTTTGAGGACACGTCGTACCCTGACGGTTACTCACCGCCGCTCAACGTGGCCCAGCGCTACGTGGTCGCCTGCAAAGAGAACAAGAAGAAGTGA
- the nupr1b gene encoding nuclear protein 1b — MSHVDVKNMKPTKFEDEYYDEYEYYNLTDKYAEGSARKGRTKKEASDNTNRNNPAGHERKIVEKLQNSEKKDKE, encoded by the exons atgagtCACGTCGACGTGAAAAACATGAAGCCCACCAAGTTTGAGGACGAGTACTACGACGAGTACGAGTACTATAACCTGACGGATAAATACGCAG AAGGTTCGGCTCGGAAGGGCAGGACAAAGAAGGAGGCCAGCGACAACACCAACAGAAACAACCCCGCAGGACATGAGCGCAAGATCGTGGAGAAGCTCCAGAACAGCGAGAAGAAAGACAAGGAGTGA